One Luoshenia tenuis DNA window includes the following coding sequences:
- a CDS encoding GTP-binding protein, translated as MAKAKFERNKPHVNIGTIGHVDHGKTTLTAAIT; from the coding sequence ATGGCTAAGGCTAAATTTGAGCGGAACAAACCGCACGTAAACATTGGCACGATCGGCCACGTAGACCACGGCAAGACCACGCTGACGGCGGCGATCACA